One window of Mediterraneibacter butyricigenes genomic DNA carries:
- a CDS encoding MerR family transcriptional regulator has product MEYMTASQAAKKWNISQRRVQILCSEDRIPGAFKLGENWAIPSEMEKPEDKRKKAVDKNESV; this is encoded by the coding sequence ATGGAATATATGACAGCAAGTCAAGCAGCCAAAAAGTGGAATATATCACAAAGACGTGTTCAAATACTGTGCTCAGAAGATCGGATTCCTGGCGCATTCAAACTTGGAGAAAATTGGGCAATACCATCTGAAATGGAGAAGCCCGAAGATAAAAGAAAAAAGGCGGTTGATAAAAATGAATCAGTATAA
- a CDS encoding DNA cytosine methyltransferase, which produces MNQYNAIDLFCGAGGLSYGFECAGFNILLGIDNDQKALEVFERNHKGAKSICGDITQIDYEQIKEKIGDKRIDIIIGGPPCQGMSLSGPRKFDDPRNKLYLSYIRLVDEIKPRAFVIENVPGLVSLFNGQIKDSIIEKFTAMGYKVKYQILCASDYGVPQNRKRVVFVGTREDVEFEYPEKISEQVTCKMALSDLPPLEDELGEDISDYATEPTNSYQKLMRERSKKVHNHVAAAHSEKVKKIISLVPDGCNYKSLPEEYRESRNFHVAWTRFASNKPAPTIDTGHRHHFHYQYNRVPTVRECARLQSFPDDFIFLGNKTQQFRQVGNAVPPLMAQAIAKQVMAMLEEKN; this is translated from the coding sequence ATGAATCAGTATAATGCCATAGACCTTTTCTGTGGAGCTGGTGGTCTTTCATATGGTTTTGAATGCGCTGGCTTTAATATATTGCTGGGAATTGATAATGACCAGAAGGCGCTTGAAGTATTTGAGAGAAACCATAAGGGTGCTAAAAGTATTTGCGGAGATATTACTCAAATAGATTACGAGCAGATAAAGGAAAAAATTGGTGATAAGAGAATTGACATTATTATTGGCGGTCCTCCTTGCCAAGGTATGTCGCTTTCTGGACCGAGAAAGTTTGATGATCCAAGAAACAAGTTGTATCTTTCGTATATTAGATTAGTTGATGAGATAAAACCACGAGCGTTTGTTATTGAAAATGTCCCAGGGCTTGTAAGTTTGTTCAATGGCCAAATAAAGGACAGTATTATCGAGAAATTTACTGCAATGGGTTATAAAGTAAAATATCAGATTCTTTGTGCGTCTGATTATGGTGTTCCTCAGAATAGAAAGAGAGTTGTTTTTGTTGGAACTCGAGAAGATGTAGAATTTGAGTATCCCGAAAAGATTTCAGAACAGGTAACTTGCAAAATGGCACTCTCTGACTTGCCACCTTTGGAGGATGAACTTGGTGAGGATATTTCTGATTACGCAACTGAGCCAACGAATTCCTATCAGAAACTGATGCGTGAAAGATCAAAAAAGGTACATAATCATGTTGCGGCGGCACATTCTGAAAAGGTAAAAAAGATTATTTCTCTTGTTCCTGATGGCTGCAATTATAAGAGCCTTCCTGAAGAGTATCGTGAATCTCGTAACTTTCATGTGGCATGGACGCGATTTGCTAGCAACAAACCGGCACCAACAATTGACACAGGACATAGACACCACTTCCATTATCAATATAATCGTGTGCCAACGGTACGTGAATGTGCAAGATTGCAGTCTTTTCCAGATGATTTCATTTTTTTAGGAAATAAGACGCAGCAATTCCGTCAGGTAGGTAATGCTGTACCGCCACTTATGGCCCAAGCAATTGCGAAGCAGGTAATGGCTATGTTGGAGGAGAAAAACTAA
- a CDS encoding protein NO VEIN domain-containing protein has translation MSVYQIPEEYFFRIHHCRPRFKGNVENVLIYIATEITRIGDAPKDEFNNSLNNAIKCFPGNSTLALKTVNNWRTEISSLFGLFYEDENHYNHAMLRAKELAEHNDLVEFFKLFLYYFQYPGAHIKSRDVLEQIEAGIHFKPTQYILKLLKTAEENTGKRCGITKEEACYCIFNDLRCTRDNEDVVITWQRIQRNRDLEIEYVADGDVTRYAGDILDYMQHANLLVSYNNKEFFINHSENEAILKYINSTEWFSEYDTMIANRSGTIQDVNDCRCDWFRYVNREAGETDFATDITSFFAVESEIPTEPESKMQLFAAYMEKLKSLESLKTKDIGDIGESLVHGHECQRLKIGGREDLVHLVVKIPTELGVGYDISSRELDDTIRNIEVKTTISTKPIVFNKIHLTPNEWQAAKSYKERYFVYRLMVSKTEIKLYIIQNPVELFKQDLIDITPREGMEITFREAAGHYEELLAWV, from the coding sequence ATGAGCGTATATCAAATTCCTGAAGAATATTTCTTCAGAATACATCACTGTAGACCTCGTTTTAAGGGGAATGTTGAAAATGTATTGATTTATATAGCTACTGAGATCACAAGAATTGGTGATGCACCCAAGGATGAGTTTAACAATTCTTTGAACAATGCAATTAAGTGTTTTCCAGGAAATTCTACCCTTGCCTTAAAAACGGTTAATAACTGGAGAACAGAGATTTCATCTTTATTTGGATTATTTTACGAGGATGAAAATCACTATAATCATGCAATGCTAAGGGCAAAAGAATTAGCTGAGCATAATGACTTAGTTGAGTTTTTTAAGTTGTTCTTATATTACTTTCAGTATCCTGGTGCTCACATCAAATCTAGAGATGTTTTAGAGCAGATTGAAGCAGGCATTCATTTTAAACCCACTCAATATATACTGAAATTACTCAAGACTGCCGAGGAGAACACTGGAAAACGATGTGGAATCACGAAAGAGGAGGCTTGCTACTGTATCTTCAATGATCTCCGATGCACAAGAGATAATGAAGATGTTGTTATCACTTGGCAACGAATTCAAAGAAACCGAGATTTGGAAATAGAATATGTTGCGGATGGTGACGTTACGAGGTATGCCGGTGATATTTTGGACTATATGCAACATGCAAATTTATTAGTTTCCTATAATAACAAGGAATTCTTCATAAATCACAGCGAAAACGAAGCGATTCTAAAATATATCAATTCAACAGAATGGTTTTCTGAATATGATACTATGATTGCCAATAGGTCTGGCACGATTCAGGATGTAAATGATTGTCGATGCGATTGGTTTCGCTATGTAAATCGAGAAGCTGGGGAAACAGATTTTGCAACTGATATCACATCCTTCTTTGCTGTTGAATCTGAAATCCCGACAGAGCCGGAGTCGAAGATGCAGCTGTTCGCAGCATATATGGAGAAGTTGAAGAGTTTAGAATCTTTGAAAACAAAGGATATTGGAGATATTGGAGAAAGTTTGGTTCATGGGCATGAGTGTCAGCGCCTGAAAATTGGAGGACGAGAAGATCTTGTTCACTTGGTTGTTAAAATTCCTACTGAACTGGGTGTTGGGTATGACATTAGTTCAAGAGAACTTGATGACACAATACGAAATATTGAGGTTAAAACAACCATTAGTACAAAGCCAATCGTATTTAATAAAATTCATCTTACTCCGAACGAATGGCAGGCAGCCAAGAGTTATAAAGAAAGATACTTTGTATATCGCCTAATGGTCAGTAAGACAGAAATTAAGCTCTATATCATTCAGAATCCTGTTGAACTGTTTAAACAAGACTTAATTGATATTACGCCACGAGAAGGAATGGAAATTACATTCAGAGAAGCTGCGGGGCATTACGAGGAGTTATTAGCATGGGTGTAA